GGGCAACAGTTGGTATACACCTTTTTCACACTGGGAAAAGCACAGCTGTAGTCACCAAcatcaataacaaaaaaacacatttaatttatattttcacgCTGACTCAAGGTCATTCTTTCCTGGAAgccattgttaatgttattagtgaCATGCTTTTCCTGCTATAAAATGGTCTATCATTATTTTAAGGGGCTGTGATTCTAACGGGATTCATCATTTACATCTGCTTCCTATGTGTATTATGTCTGTAGACGTCCTGGGCTGGTAGGTTAGTTATAAGAACTAACCATGTTTGTGGGGTTTTTACCACTTTAACCAAACTATCATAGTTCTCAAGGTAATACACACCAAGCCAACTATTCAAGAGTCAGCTGATGCTGAATTTGAAAGGCTTAGGTGCACAAATCCCTCAAAACTAAATAGAAAAAATTCAAGTACCTTACATACAATCATATGGGTATGTCAATCTTTGTtgtataaaaatataaagtCAAGGTAGCCCAACTTACTTTACATTGCAAATAGTTTAAACCATAGATATATTGTCAAGAAATTGTATGCAAGTCTTCAAGATGCAAGCTGGAACATTAATAGAGCTTTAAGTCTCCAGTGACTTTGTCAATCAGGTCAGCGGGGCCTGGACCGACACCCAGCACAGTGCGTGATCCGGGTGCAATTTGTGTCCTTCCTGCATCCTGAATCAGGCTAACAGGAAGCCCCACTTCTTTGGCATGACCCAGCAGATCAATCAGGGTGTCCTCATCAGGAGCTTTCACCACCACCTTGGGCTGGCCGCAGTACTCCCACTGTTTGAGCAGCTCAGGGTTCCGGCGCTGGACCTGTTTGTATGCCGATACAGCAGCATGAGAGCACTGGGCAGCGACTTTCCCTTTGCCCATCTTCAGGTCATTTCTGACCACGAGTATCATCTTGAACTCGCCTCCTTCTCCCATCATGCTTGATTCCCCGGTGCCGTTCCCCATCGCTGCCATGGGGCCTTTGGACGTTGGGCCAAAGTGGGCCCGAAGGTGTCAACCGAGGAAGAGCCCACAGCCCAGTCCTGCTACTACACCCAAGCCCAGGGGACCACATAGCACATCCATAATGTTAAACCTGTAAGAATGACAGAGTCACAGAGTAGTGTAAgtacatttaacacatttacacGTGTAAGCTATAAAGGCATAAGGTGTGAAACAGcaacatcacatttttaaaactgaaagtaaAAAGCATTTTTTGGAAGCAGCACTTGACAAAACAACAAGGTCCAACAATGCTAGAGCTGTCACAGTGCCTTCACCAGCTGTCAATGAAATGTAGACGTTCAAATGTCcatttgtttgatgttttcaggatctttcctgtttctctgttAACGGTACTGACCTCACCATTTCTCTGCCTACGTTAATGTTTCTTGACCCCCCTAAATAACGTAATTTTAAGTTATTTGAACGGTGATAAGAATCTCCCCGAGGCTGTATGATATCTTGCTAGCAACTAACTTTACAAATGGAACTagcctagctaacgttagcttcctGGCTGGAGACAAAACCGCTTATTCGGCAGAAACGCCGCGTTTGTACAACATAGATATCACTTTACGAACATATACATTCATGTTCTTAAATGCCATGCCCACATGGTGCCAAAACCATTTAACTTAATTGCAACACAGCAGACTTCACTGGTTATGCTTCATACCTGCCGGTTTGTTCGACTTGCTAGCAGCATGAAGTGAGCTTCGTTTACCTTCCTTATGGGCGCTTGTTGATGACGTCACAagattttctaaataaaaaatagaaaaaatgaatattttaattTAAGTCAAAGGGGCACTGCGTAGAATTTGAGAATAATCTCCAattcagaattgtaatatttacaatgttaatggggtaataatacaaactagaagtattttattttttccattacagaataaacaatctgACTAAAACACGGGTCCCagataaacaaagtaaaacggtatAAAATTGtattgttctttaaggtcaatTTGTTTGTACAATTTATTTggtcatgaaaatgaaaagaagtttgtttattcagaatGTTATGGCATAAAGTCctgtcaatgaagatctttcttgtctgattaaaatgtcatccccaaaactacatagtgctcctttaaacaaATGCTGTGAGTGAAGTGAAATGTAGGCTGTGTCACATTGTCACCAGCTGTATGTGTGACTTTGTCAATACTTGCCCTAGATAAAGCTTTTTTTGGCCAATAATTGACTGAAGATTGCACTTTAAAAATGCACATTACAATTGTAGtatgcaaaaatgtaaaaaagctgGGATAACATACAATAGTTTCATTAATCACAGATGTAGAGTGTAGCCCACCCAGTCCTTTTAACCTTAAGAAATACTTCTGGAAGGCCAGTATAATccataatatatatttttcccaATTAAAAGTCACTGCCATTCCAGCTTCCTCACTGAAAAGATGcctcaaaatgacttgattgaTTCATGAGGATCATATTTGACAGATTATAACAcaccaaaatataaataaaataaataaaaccagtGTAACATAGTGGTGACTGGTTTTCTCCTGGTGCTCCAGTTCAGCCACTAGCATtcgccttaaaaaaaaatactgtcaaAGCCGGAATATCAAATGACATACCTGAAAGGCTAAATACTGTAATGACAAAAGGGAAGTTGTAAAAGCTTAATATTTAAGCTTTTTAGATGAATGTGTGCACATTTGTAGAACTTAAACGTCAGTTAAGTTGATGGAAATTTAAAGAtgtagagagaggaggagaaagagaaagaagtgaAATAATGgggaaagggaagaagaagaatggtGGAGGACGGAGGGATAGTCAAAGCTGTAATGCTCCAAGTATTTGTGCTTGTGAGTTACAGCAGCAAACACAATgtcttattttgtattaatgtaTATGAAACTATTCCTCTTAAGATGTCCTGGAAGCATCC
This genomic window from Sparus aurata chromosome 13, fSpaAur1.1, whole genome shotgun sequence contains:
- the ptrh2 gene encoding LOW QUALITY PROTEIN: peptidyl-tRNA hydrolase 2, mitochondrial (The sequence of the model RefSeq protein was modified relative to this genomic sequence to represent the inferred CDS: substituted 1 base at 1 genomic stop codon) produces the protein MDVLCGPLGLGVVAGLGCGLFLGXHLRAHFGPTSKGPMAAMGNGTGESSMMGEGGEFKMILVVRNDLKMGKGKVAAQCSHAAVSAYKQVQRRNPELLKQWEYCGQPKVVVKAPDEDTLIDLLGHAKEVGLPVSLIQDAGRTQIAPGSRTVLGVGPGPADLIDKVTGDLKLY